GAGGAGTTCGGGGCGGGATAATAAAGTTTCGGCTGTCTGCAGCTTTTCTGCCCGGTCGTGGGCATCTTTTTTTGCCCTTTTAGCCGAATAGGTCCCAATAATCACCCTTCCCTGATATTCGATCGTTGCATAGCGAACCATAACAAGCTGATCTTCACTATCGCTATAGCTCCATTCTCCATGGTAGTTCTTCAAGTCCAGCAGGAAATCCTGGAGGGAACCGGGAAGCTTCTTTAACCTTTCGCCTACAATAAATTCATAACCGCTTTCGGTGGTAACATCAAGATTGTTTTTGGAAAGCATCCCCCGGTCAGCCACTACAATCACCTGATTGATCTGATAGTCTTTCTTCAGGTCTTTTACCGCTTTTTCAAACGTATGACCTTCGAACGTGTCGCCTTTGAATACCTGATACCCTATAGGCTGTTTATCCCGGTCAATCAGCAGGCAAAACAAGATCTGGGTAGTACCAATCTTACCATCTTTACTAAAGCCCTTTTGTCGTAAAGCCCCCTCTTGTTCTAGTTCACTTTCAAAATAAAGTGTGGTGACATCATAGAAAACAACATCCAGTTGCTGATTGAATAAATCCCGGCCCGTTTGATAGATCTGCTTTTGGATCGCTTTGTTATAATCGGCCAGCTTATCTAAAGAACGGTACAGATGCTGCAGCTCTACTTTCTCAATGCCCAGGTATTCGTTTTGGTTGAAATAGGAGCTTCGTTTGCTGCAGGGATCCTGCAAGCGCTCAAGAATCATTAACAGCACAGCATTCTGCAGGTCAAAGCCAAGTTTATGCTTGCTGCCGATCTGCCCGAATAAACGGGGGAGTTTATAATGGGACAGGGCTTTGGAGAAAACCTGAAAGTAACCATAATTGAAACGGGCTTTTTCGCCCGTGGTAATTTCCAGAAGATCTTTCAGGTCGCCTCCGCCAAGTTCGTAAAGTTTTGAGCCGATACGTTTTAGCTCTTCTGGTGTATAGTCTTCCAGTTTACCAAGGGTATATAAAATACGATGACGGCTTATCCCGCTCTCATCGCGATAGCTTTCAACGATGCGTAAATACTTTCCTGACTTCTTGTTTTCTACCC
Above is a window of Solitalea lacus DNA encoding:
- a CDS encoding IS1634 family transposase, encoding MAFLRVENKKSGKYLRIVESYRDESGISRHRILYTLGKLEDYTPEELKRIGSKLYELGGGDLKDLLEITTGEKARFNYGYFQVFSKALSHYKLPRLFGQIGSKHKLGFDLQNAVLLMILERLQDPCSKRSSYFNQNEYLGIEKVELQHLYRSLDKLADYNKAIQKQIYQTGRDLFNQQLDVVFYDVTTLYFESELEQEGALRQKGFSKDGKIGTTQILFCLLIDRDKQPIGYQVFKGDTFEGHTFEKAVKDLKKDYQINQVIVVADRGMLSKNNLDVTTESGYEFIVGERLKKLPGSLQDFLLDLKNYHGEWSYSDSEDQLVMVRYATIEYQGRVIIGTYSAKRAKKDAHDRAEKLQTAETLLSRPELLSKKAGRFYLKKQGSQTYQLDQEKIKRDERFDGFLAIATNNKSLSVSETLEQYKHLYKIEHTFRTFKSHLETRPMFHWTDKRIEGHICLCYLSYTLLNFTLLKLEKAGFKTTEGKLRKLLDKMQVSLVEQQDKNYFLRSAASEEETDFQQKLGLKSLPSML